A genomic window from Nitrospinota bacterium includes:
- the prcB gene encoding proteasome subunit beta gives MQLPTQYQGSSFWELLRTDTPDLVPSVLLEPGAELPPSQPHGTTILALKVADGVVMVGDRMATEGFHVSDRRIEKVFKADGSTLIAIAGVAGPCLEAVRLFQTELEHYEKIEGEQLVLEGKANKLAQMVRANLPSALRGLIVIPILAGYDDRSGVGRIFKYDITGGRYEEDDYHATGSGGREAKAALKKLYRDELPTDEGIRIGLEALMDAADEDVGTGGPDIFRGIFPTVKVISAEGVHEVPEDEVRSIIETLTAARQKS, from the coding sequence GTGCAACTCCCCACTCAGTACCAGGGTAGCAGTTTCTGGGAGCTGTTGAGGACCGACACTCCTGACCTCGTCCCTAGCGTACTTCTTGAGCCCGGCGCCGAGCTGCCGCCCAGCCAGCCTCACGGGACAACCATCCTGGCCCTCAAGGTGGCCGACGGCGTCGTGATGGTAGGCGACCGGATGGCCACCGAAGGCTTCCACGTCTCGGACCGACGAATCGAGAAGGTCTTCAAGGCCGACGGGTCCACCCTTATCGCTATAGCCGGGGTAGCGGGACCGTGCCTCGAGGCGGTCCGCCTCTTTCAGACCGAGCTTGAGCACTACGAGAAAATCGAGGGCGAGCAGCTTGTATTGGAGGGCAAGGCTAATAAGCTGGCCCAGATGGTCCGGGCAAACTTGCCTTCAGCCCTTCGAGGGCTCATCGTCATCCCCATCTTAGCCGGATACGATGACCGTTCCGGGGTGGGCCGAATCTTCAAGTACGACATCACGGGGGGCCGCTACGAGGAGGATGACTACCACGCCACGGGAAGCGGAGGCCGCGAGGCAAAAGCGGCCTTGAAAAAGCTTTACAGGGATGAGCTGCCCACGGATGAAGGAATCCGCATCGGGCTCGAGGCCCTTATGGATGCCGCCGACGAGGACGTTGGAACGGGTGGGCCCGATATTTTTCGAGGTATCTTCCCCACGGTAAAGGTTATCTCCGCCGAGGGGGTCCACGAAGTTCCCGAAGATGAGGTCCG